The Vicia villosa cultivar HV-30 ecotype Madison, WI linkage group LG1, Vvil1.0, whole genome shotgun sequence genome includes a region encoding these proteins:
- the LOC131644225 gene encoding putative F-box protein PP2-B12 translates to MVVVIEEEEGIEFHDLPEGCIENVLSFTTPQDVARLSLVSSTFKSAAESDSVWDKFLPADYRSIISQSETDVDDSLSVLSKKDLYVNLTQKPILIDGGKKSFQLDKVDGKKCYMLSARSLFIVWGDTPRYWKWISLPDSRFSEVAELVSVCWFEIRGWINTSMLSPQTSYGAYLVFKATGSGTYGFEYQPVEASIVIAGGDHVERNVFLDAERGRRLRYQIVPRRFRTGIFSRAPFVEAPVAPTESVEDMQKYPKDRPDGWLEMELGEFFNEGDDDKEMEIGVYEVKGGGWKGGLVVQGIEIRPKPKSC, encoded by the exons ATGGTGGTTgttattgaagaagaagaaggtatTGAATTTCACGATCTCCCTGAAGGTTGCATCGAGAACGTTCTCTCGTTCACCACGCCGCAAGACGTTGCGAGACTCTCTCTGGTTTCGTCAACGTTCAAATCTGCTGCCGAATCCGATTCCGTTTGGGATAAGTTCTTGCCGGCGGATTATCGGTCGATTATCTCTCAATCGGAAACGGATGTTGATGATTCTTTATCTGTTCTTTCTAAGAAGGATCTCTATGTTAATCTTACGCAGAAACCGATTCTCATAGACGGTGGTAAAAAG AGCTTTCAATTGGATAAAGTTGATGGGAAGAAATGCTATATGTTATCGGCGAGGAGCTTGTTTATTGTTTGGGGAGATACGCCTAGGTATTGGAAATGGATTTCTCTTCCGGATTCGAG GTTTTCTGAGGTTGCTGAACTTGTTAGTGTGTGTTGGTTTGAAATTCGTGGCTGGATCAACACCAGTATGCTATCTCCACAGACTTCGTACGGAGCATATCTTGTATTCAAGGCAACTGGTTCTGGTACCTATGGGTTTGAATATCAGCCAGTTGAAGCCTCCATTGTCATTGCTGGAGGCGATCATGTCGAGAGAAATGTATTCTTGGATGCAGAAAGAGGAAGAAGGCTGAGATACCAAATAGTTCCTCGTCGTTTCCGTACCGGGATATTCAGTCGAGCTCCTTTTGTGGAAGCGCCAGTAGCCCCCACCGAAAGTGTTGAAGATATGCAGAAGTATCCGAAGGATAGGCCAGATGGATGGTTGGAGATGGAATTGGGAGAGTTTTTCAACGAAGGAGATGATGATAAAGAGATGGAGATAGGAGTTTATGAGGTCAAGGGTGGTGGCTGGAAGGGTGGCCTTGTTGTTCAAGGAATTGAAATAAGGCCTAAGCCTAAATCGTGTTGA